DNA sequence from the Candidatus Polarisedimenticolaceae bacterium genome:
TACTGCTGGAACCTGGTCACCTTGCCGTCTTTGATGTCCCAGACGTGGCACACCTGCGCGTCCATGCCCTTGCCCGTCGGCTTGTACGTTCCGCTGTAGCGTGCTTCCACGATCACGCTGCCGCCGGCAGCGTGGAATGACGTGGTGTGGACGGCAAAGCCGTCCCACTCCGTCCCCAGTTTCATGAACAGGTTGTTCAGGACGGCGTCCGGTCCCACCCAGGCCTCGCCGCTCGGCATATAGGGGTTGTTCTCCGCCTGATACCACCTGATATCCGCGCTCATGGCCTCGAGAACGGTCGGGATGTCCCCTCGACCAAACGCGTCGTAGAGGCTCTTCAGCAGGCTTGCGTTGTCCATGCTCTCTCCCGGGATGCGGCCTTCCGCGAATGATCTTTCGGTTCCGAACATACTCCTTGGGCCAGCCGCGCAATCGAACGTTATCGCGTTCGGCCGCAGGGCGCAGCCCGGTCCGCTGGAACGCGCGGTTGGACGGCTCACTCTGGAGCATCAAGCCCGTGCGCACGGACAATCCGAGACACGGCTCCCAGTCGCAGCCGTCCGCCTCCGCCAATCCGCCGCAGTTCAGCCCCCAGGTCTAACTCCCAGGCTCGTTGATCGGCTTCCGACAGCTCGCTCAGCAGTCGATCCAGACCGATGGCCCGCACCCAATCGACCATTTCCGCGTCCGTATCGGCCTCGAAGACGGTGACCTCCATCTCCTCGACGTGAT
Encoded proteins:
- a CDS encoding nuclear transport factor 2 family protein, which translates into the protein MFGTERSFAEGRIPGESMDNASLLKSLYDAFGRGDIPTVLEAMSADIRWYQAENNPYMPSGEAWVGPDAVLNNLFMKLGTEWDGFAVHTTSFHAAGGSVIVEARYSGTYKPTGKGMDAQVCHVWDIKDGKVTRFQQYVDTAKLQDVMGVR